From Sphingobium sp. RAC03, a single genomic window includes:
- the otsB gene encoding trehalose-phosphatase, with translation MLIIDLPPPPPALLSGAALFLDFDGTLAPIAETPDGVVLGDDLLPMLHRLRARLDGRLAIVSGRSIATLRDLGFGDFLLAGTHGLEFARPGEAADAPPRLAAIDAVEEAFQVFAQDKVGVLVERKSISVGLHFRGAPDWQQAAGDLADALATQHGLSVQRGKMLFELRPGGADKGSAVTQLMREAPMKGGRPVFIGDDVTDEEGFAAAVDHGGSGILVGPPRHTLATFSLEQVADVRHYLAEGAARSD, from the coding sequence GTGCTGATCATCGACCTCCCCCCCCCTCCGCCCGCCTTGCTGTCCGGCGCCGCGCTCTTCCTCGATTTCGACGGGACGCTTGCGCCCATTGCGGAGACGCCCGATGGGGTCGTGCTGGGCGATGACCTCCTGCCGATGCTGCATCGGCTGCGGGCGCGACTGGACGGGCGACTGGCGATCGTCAGCGGTCGGTCGATCGCGACGCTACGGGATCTGGGCTTTGGCGATTTCCTGCTGGCGGGCACGCATGGCCTGGAATTTGCCCGTCCTGGCGAAGCGGCCGACGCCCCGCCGCGCCTGGCGGCGATCGACGCGGTGGAAGAGGCCTTTCAGGTCTTTGCGCAGGATAAGGTCGGCGTACTGGTGGAGCGCAAATCGATCAGCGTCGGGTTGCATTTTCGCGGCGCGCCCGATTGGCAGCAGGCGGCGGGCGACCTGGCCGATGCCTTGGCGACACAGCATGGCTTGTCCGTCCAGCGGGGCAAGATGCTGTTCGAACTGCGACCTGGTGGGGCCGACAAAGGGAGCGCCGTCACACAATTGATGCGCGAAGCCCCGATGAAAGGTGGTAGACCCGTCTTCATCGGCGATGATGTGACCGACGAGGAAGGCTTTGCCGCTGCCGTCGATCATGGTGGTTCGGGCATCCTGGTCGGGCCGCCGCGACACACATTAGCAACCTTCTCCTTGGAACAGGTTGCCGATGTCAGGCATTATCTCGCCGAGGGGGCCGCCCGGTCAGACTGA
- the parC gene encoding DNA topoisomerase IV subunit A, translating into MTDFRDPFDSIKDHPFDAALSQRYLVYALSTITARSLPDLRDGLKPVHRRLLWAMRLLKMEPGGASPDVLVANPARNTTSYKKCARVVGDVIGKYHPHGDTSVYDAMVRLAQDFSLRTPLVDGQGNFGNIDGDNAAAMRYTEARLTQAAADLMAGLDEGTVDYRATYNGEDEEPEVFPGLFPNLLANGASGIAVGMATSIPPHNVAELIDAANLLIDNPDTDHARLMQVVTGPDFPTGGVLVDNAAMISEAYATGRGGFRTRARWHKEEGGRGTWVAIVTEIPYQVQKSKLIEQIAALINDRKLPILADVRDESDTEIRIVIEPRARTVDPQMLMDSLFRLTDLENRFPLNLNVLDATHTPRVMGLKSVLVEWLKHQIEVLVRRAQHRLEKIAARLDLLDGYIIAYLNLDRVIAIIRTEDEPKPVMIAEFALNDRQAEAILNMRLRSLRKLEEMELRREHAELVKEKDELEKLVGDTGLQRKRLKRDLAALRKRYGPETDLGRRRTLVEEAAPAREIPLEAMIEREPITVILSERGWIRAMSGHRDLAAADTLKFKEGDGPHYAFHAYTTDKLLLATSTGRIYTLGSDKLPGGRGFGDPVRSLVDMDNEGMIVAFMPARTSKELLLASSDGRGFIAAVSDIIAETRKGKQVVNIRTGAKLAIVHPIAPQADSVAIIGENRKLLVFALDEMPKMARGQGVQLQRYRDGGLSDAIAFRLADGLSWTMGGDSGRTRTESDMTPWKVARGAAGRMPPTGFPRDNRF; encoded by the coding sequence ATGACCGATTTTCGCGATCCCTTCGACAGCATCAAGGACCATCCGTTCGACGCGGCGCTGTCGCAACGCTATCTCGTCTATGCGCTGTCCACCATCACTGCGCGATCCTTGCCCGACCTGCGCGATGGGTTGAAGCCGGTTCATCGTCGGCTGCTCTGGGCGATGCGGCTGCTCAAGATGGAGCCGGGCGGCGCATCGCCCGATGTGCTGGTGGCCAATCCGGCGCGCAATACGACCAGTTACAAGAAATGCGCCCGCGTCGTCGGCGACGTCATCGGCAAATATCACCCCCATGGCGACACATCGGTTTATGACGCGATGGTGCGGCTGGCGCAGGATTTTTCGCTGCGCACGCCCTTGGTCGATGGCCAGGGCAATTTCGGCAATATCGACGGCGATAATGCCGCCGCCATGCGCTACACCGAAGCCCGCCTGACCCAGGCTGCGGCCGATCTGATGGCAGGCCTGGACGAAGGCACGGTCGATTATCGCGCCACCTATAATGGCGAAGATGAAGAGCCGGAGGTTTTTCCCGGCCTGTTCCCCAATCTGCTCGCCAACGGAGCCAGCGGCATTGCGGTCGGCATGGCCACCAGCATCCCGCCGCACAATGTCGCCGAACTGATCGATGCCGCCAATCTGCTGATCGACAATCCCGATACCGATCATGCCAGGCTGATGCAGGTCGTCACAGGACCGGACTTCCCCACTGGCGGCGTACTGGTCGATAATGCCGCGATGATTTCGGAAGCCTATGCGACGGGACGCGGCGGTTTCCGCACACGCGCGCGCTGGCACAAGGAAGAGGGCGGGCGTGGCACCTGGGTCGCGATCGTCACCGAAATTCCCTATCAGGTGCAGAAATCGAAGCTGATCGAGCAGATCGCGGCCCTGATCAACGATCGCAAGCTGCCGATCCTGGCCGATGTGCGCGACGAGAGCGACACGGAAATCCGCATCGTCATCGAACCGCGCGCCCGCACGGTCGATCCGCAGATGCTGATGGACAGCCTGTTCCGCCTGACCGACCTGGAAAATCGCTTTCCGCTCAATCTCAACGTGCTGGACGCGACCCATACGCCGCGCGTCATGGGGTTGAAGTCCGTGCTGGTCGAATGGCTCAAGCATCAGATCGAGGTGCTGGTCCGGCGTGCCCAGCATCGGCTGGAAAAGATCGCCGCCCGGCTCGACCTGCTCGACGGCTATATCATCGCCTATCTCAATCTCGACCGGGTGATCGCCATCATCCGCACCGAAGATGAGCCAAAGCCGGTGATGATCGCCGAGTTCGCGCTGAATGACCGACAGGCCGAAGCCATCCTCAACATGCGGCTGCGTAGTTTGCGCAAGCTGGAGGAAATGGAATTGCGGCGCGAACATGCCGAGCTGGTCAAGGAAAAGGATGAGCTTGAGAAGCTGGTCGGCGACACGGGGCTGCAGCGCAAGCGCCTGAAACGCGACCTGGCAGCGCTACGCAAACGCTATGGCCCGGAGACGGACCTGGGGCGTCGGCGGACCCTGGTCGAGGAGGCGGCCCCGGCCCGCGAAATTCCGCTCGAAGCGATGATCGAGCGCGAGCCGATCACGGTGATCCTCTCCGAACGCGGCTGGATACGGGCCATGAGCGGCCATCGCGATCTGGCGGCGGCTGATACGCTCAAGTTCAAGGAAGGCGATGGCCCGCATTATGCGTTCCACGCCTATACGACCGACAAACTGCTGCTGGCGACCAGCACCGGCCGCATCTACACGCTTGGGTCCGACAAGCTGCCGGGTGGCCGGGGCTTTGGCGATCCGGTGCGGTCGCTGGTCGATATGGATAATGAGGGCATGATCGTCGCCTTCATGCCCGCCCGGACCAGCAAGGAATTATTGCTCGCCTCGTCCGATGGGCGCGGCTTCATCGCGGCGGTCAGCGATATCATTGCCGAAACACGCAAGGGCAAGCAGGTCGTGAACATTCGCACCGGCGCAAAGCTGGCCATCGTCCACCCCATCGCTCCGCAAGCGGACAGCGTAGCGATCATAGGGGAGAACCGTAAATTGCTGGTATTCGCGCTGGATGAGATGCCGAAGATGGCGCGGGGGCAGGGCGTGCAGTTGCAGCGCTATCGTGATGGCGGACTATCCGATGCCATCGCCTTCCGCTTGGCCGACGGGTTAAGCTGGACGATGGGCGGCGACAGCGGCCGGACGCGCACCGAATCGGACATGACCCCCTGGAAAGTCGCGCGGGGCGCGGCCGGACGGATGCCGCCGACCGGATTTCCCCGTGACAATCGCTTTTAA
- a CDS encoding putative bifunctional diguanylate cyclase/phosphodiesterase, which produces MESIAACNWPVKRSSEDPLGGGDAAQVDQMVASRQWLAALPQPSAILSVQDDDDIVVLEANAAFTEAFRSRGLSHIMEQVATEWRDRVKSFIRSDRPCDSFELRRDGALGPEYFMCTIGRLPTDGPPHFLFTAIDRTSDRTMEKNLRRELLSDGLTALPNRTGFGEEIDDRLSNSVWPDNAQFGIIAIDLSRFSRVNESLGPMAGDELLITVAKRLKSSLRQGDVLARIGGNDFAIFARLNNGLSDALHIVQRIREALSSPIRLSDLQIRVDCAIGCALSIDLDDDPDDVVRKAQAAVKIAKRSGKVEIYRNGVLKEAQRRFSIESRLREALAHGGLTLAYQPLIHLQTGEITGFEALARWHDPELGHVPPVEFIAVAEESGLITSLGRWAAYEAAQALSRWDVRYGQPLPVGVNVNLSPIQMARDDVASMFEEALRYSGVAGSRLTAELTESAIIADPDKARKLLFALKDLQMPIAMDDFGTGFSNLASLHSLPIDILKIDRSFVSSMAEDRDKAVIVRTILSLAESLNLKVTAEGIETQELALALQQMGCWQGQGYYFAKPMNEADAFDYWRARWNFETV; this is translated from the coding sequence ATGGAATCCATTGCGGCGTGCAATTGGCCAGTGAAAAGGTCCAGCGAAGATCCCCTCGGCGGGGGGGATGCTGCACAGGTCGATCAGATGGTGGCCAGCCGCCAATGGTTGGCAGCCTTGCCACAGCCGTCCGCCATCTTATCGGTGCAGGATGATGACGACATCGTCGTGCTGGAGGCCAATGCCGCGTTCACCGAGGCCTTCCGATCGCGTGGACTATCGCACATCATGGAACAGGTCGCTACCGAATGGCGCGATCGGGTCAAAAGTTTCATAAGGTCGGATCGACCCTGCGATAGCTTCGAACTGCGGCGCGACGGCGCGTTGGGGCCGGAATATTTCATGTGTACGATCGGGCGACTCCCCACCGATGGTCCACCCCATTTTCTGTTCACGGCGATCGATCGCACCAGCGACCGGACGATGGAGAAAAATCTGCGCCGCGAGCTTTTGTCGGATGGCTTGACGGCGCTCCCCAACCGGACCGGGTTCGGCGAAGAAATTGACGATCGGCTCAGCAATAGCGTCTGGCCGGACAATGCCCAATTTGGCATCATTGCGATCGATCTCAGTCGTTTCAGCCGTGTCAATGAATCGCTCGGCCCGATGGCGGGCGACGAACTGCTGATCACGGTCGCCAAGCGCCTGAAATCCAGCCTCCGCCAAGGTGATGTGCTGGCACGCATCGGCGGCAATGATTTTGCTATTTTTGCGCGTCTTAACAATGGTCTATCAGACGCTTTGCATATCGTGCAGAGGATCAGAGAAGCGCTCAGCTCCCCGATTCGGCTCAGCGACCTCCAGATCCGGGTGGACTGTGCCATTGGGTGTGCGCTGTCGATCGACCTGGACGATGATCCGGACGATGTGGTGCGCAAGGCACAAGCGGCGGTCAAGATCGCCAAGCGCAGCGGCAAGGTCGAAATCTATCGCAACGGCGTGTTGAAGGAAGCGCAGCGGCGCTTTTCGATCGAGAGCCGGTTGCGCGAAGCGCTGGCCCATGGTGGCCTGACGCTGGCCTATCAGCCGCTCATCCATCTCCAGACGGGGGAGATTACGGGTTTCGAAGCGCTGGCGCGCTGGCACGACCCCGAATTGGGGCATGTTCCACCGGTCGAATTTATCGCTGTGGCGGAGGAAAGCGGCCTGATCACGTCGCTTGGCCGCTGGGCCGCCTATGAAGCGGCACAGGCGCTATCGCGCTGGGACGTGCGTTATGGCCAGCCCTTGCCGGTCGGCGTCAACGTCAACCTCTCGCCGATCCAGATGGCGCGCGATGATGTCGCCTCCATGTTCGAGGAAGCGTTGCGCTATTCGGGCGTCGCGGGCAGCCGTTTGACGGCGGAACTCACCGAAAGCGCGATCATCGCCGACCCTGATAAGGCGCGTAAGCTCCTGTTTGCGCTCAAGGATCTACAGATGCCGATCGCGATGGACGATTTTGGCACCGGCTTTTCCAACCTCGCCAGCCTGCACAGCCTGCCGATCGATATCCTCAAGATCGACCGCAGTTTCGTGTCGTCCATGGCGGAGGATCGCGACAAGGCGGTCATCGTCCGCACCATCCTGTCGCTGGCCGAATCGCTTAACCTCAAGGTCACGGCCGAGGGTATCGAGACGCAGGAACTGGCGCTCGCCTTGCAGCAGATGGGCTGCTGGCAGGGGCAGGGCTATTATTTCGCCAAGCCGATGAACGAGGCGGATGCCTTCGATTATTGGCGCGCGCGCTGGAATTTCGAAACCGTCTGA
- a CDS encoding CCA tRNA nucleotidyltransferase, whose amino-acid sequence MTILLPDADWCHRPGLDGLLDALGAAQGQARFVGGAVRDGLLGLAVNDLDIATTLDPHDVVDRLKAAGIKAVPTGIDHGTITAVLSGWPVEITTLRRDVSTDGRRATIAYTDDWREDAARRDFTINALYADPLSREVTDFFGGVADLEARRLRFIGDADSRIAEDHLRILRYFRFLARYGGDVVDDDAYAACRAAANSLMALSRERIADELIKLLAVAAPVRALRLMVDGGILRAVLPEVEMAGIDRVETLMAREAASGTPPSALRRLAALLPPDPATVEQIGARLKLSNKARKRLVLAVEPGPADEAPRALAYRVGTESAIDRLLLDVDRPLSALGSLDGWTPPTLPISGGALIARGLPPGPDVAKALQEVQKIWVEENFPDATRVGLIADQTVSKFQRARQ is encoded by the coding sequence ATGACCATCCTGTTGCCTGACGCCGATTGGTGCCACCGGCCGGGCCTCGATGGCCTGCTCGATGCGCTGGGCGCAGCGCAGGGGCAAGCGCGCTTCGTCGGCGGGGCGGTGCGCGACGGGTTGCTGGGGCTTGCGGTCAACGATCTGGACATAGCCACCACGCTCGATCCGCATGATGTGGTTGATCGGCTGAAGGCGGCGGGGATCAAGGCGGTGCCGACCGGCATCGACCATGGCACCATCACGGCCGTCCTGTCGGGCTGGCCGGTGGAGATCACGACGCTGCGGCGGGATGTCAGCACCGACGGTCGCCGGGCGACCATCGCCTATACCGACGACTGGCGCGAAGATGCGGCGCGGCGCGACTTCACCATCAATGCCCTCTATGCCGATCCGTTGAGCCGGGAGGTCACCGACTTCTTTGGCGGTGTTGCCGATCTGGAGGCGCGACGCCTGCGCTTCATCGGTGACGCAGACTCGCGCATTGCCGAGGATCATCTGCGCATCCTGCGCTATTTCCGCTTCCTCGCCCGTTATGGCGGCGATGTGGTGGACGATGACGCCTATGCCGCGTGCCGCGCCGCCGCCAACAGCCTGATGGCTTTGTCGCGCGAACGGATTGCCGACGAGCTGATCAAATTGCTGGCGGTTGCGGCACCTGTCCGTGCGCTGCGGCTGATGGTCGATGGTGGCATATTGCGGGCGGTTCTCCCCGAAGTTGAGATGGCAGGCATCGACCGGGTGGAGACGCTGATGGCGCGCGAGGCGGCTTCGGGAACGCCGCCCTCGGCGCTCCGGCGACTGGCCGCCCTCTTGCCACCCGACCCGGCTACCGTGGAGCAGATTGGTGCCCGGCTCAAACTGTCGAACAAGGCGCGCAAGCGGCTGGTGCTGGCGGTCGAACCGGGACCAGCGGATGAAGCGCCGCGGGCCTTGGCCTATCGGGTCGGGACGGAAAGCGCGATCGACCGGCTCTTGCTTGATGTCGACCGGCCCTTGTCAGCGCTCGGTTCGCTTGACGGATGGACGCCGCCGACATTGCCGATCAGCGGCGGTGCGCTCATCGCGCGCGGCCTGCCGCCCGGCCCGGATGTCGCCAAGGCCTTGCAGGAAGTGCAGAAAATCTGGGTGGAAGAGAATTTTCCCGATGCGACGCGCGTCGGCCTGATCGCCGATCAGACGGTTTCGAAATTCCAGCGCGCGCGCCAATAA
- a CDS encoding CoA pyrophosphatase — protein MTLAERLRAALREGHQRETDVLLSDTRDPRIDGTLALAPAAVLVAVTDRREPGLILTQRSAALRKHAGQIAFPGGRVDAEDADEIAGALREAEEEIGLPRHVPQVIGTSDRYHTFTGFDIVPVLAVVPPDLPLRAQESEVADWFELPLAYALDPANRTRHVVEFDGVMRHYYEIIWQERRIWGVTAAILANLSRRLGHDHPVA, from the coding sequence ATGACGCTGGCGGAGCGGTTGCGCGCCGCGCTTCGGGAAGGGCATCAGCGCGAGACGGATGTGCTGCTGTCGGACACGCGCGATCCGCGCATCGACGGGACGCTTGCGCTGGCCCCGGCGGCGGTGCTGGTGGCGGTCACCGACCGGCGCGAGCCGGGCCTGATCCTGACACAGCGGTCGGCAGCTTTGCGCAAACATGCGGGGCAGATCGCTTTTCCGGGCGGCCGTGTCGACGCCGAGGACGCGGACGAGATTGCGGGTGCCTTGCGCGAGGCGGAGGAGGAAATCGGCCTGCCGCGCCATGTGCCGCAGGTCATCGGCACGTCGGATCGCTATCATACCTTCACGGGTTTCGACATCGTGCCGGTGCTGGCGGTGGTGCCGCCCGACCTGCCTTTACGGGCGCAGGAGAGCGAAGTGGCCGACTGGTTCGAACTGCCGCTGGCCTATGCCCTCGACCCGGCCAACCGCACCCGCCATGTCGTGGAATTTGATGGGGTTATGCGGCATTATTATGAGATTATCTGGCAAGAGCGTCGCATCTGGGGCGTGACCGCAGCCATCCTCGCTAACCTTTCGCGCAGGCTCGGCCATGACCATCCTGTTGCCTGA
- a CDS encoding DUF1285 domain-containing protein: MPMEPLPDLATLSLADIARLADEKRLPPVEQWNPAHCGDSEMRIARDGTWFHQGSPIGREAMVRLFSTILRREPDGSYVLVTPVEKLDIVVEDAPFVAVELKSEGEGADRALAFRLNTGDLIAAGPDHELVVRETGDGPHPYLHVRGGLEALINRSVYYEMMNMALQEAGDRVGLWSHGRFFPLDGTA, encoded by the coding sequence ATGCCCATGGAGCCCCTCCCCGACCTCGCCACCCTGTCCCTGGCCGATATTGCCCGGCTGGCCGATGAAAAGCGCCTGCCGCCGGTTGAGCAATGGAATCCTGCCCATTGTGGCGACAGCGAGATGCGGATCGCGCGCGATGGCACCTGGTTTCATCAAGGGTCGCCGATCGGGCGGGAAGCGATGGTACGGCTGTTTTCGACGATCCTGCGCCGGGAGCCGGACGGCAGCTATGTGCTGGTCACGCCGGTCGAGAAGCTCGATATCGTGGTAGAAGATGCGCCGTTCGTCGCCGTCGAATTGAAGAGCGAGGGCGAAGGTGCCGATCGTGCGCTCGCTTTCCGCCTCAACACGGGCGACCTTATCGCAGCGGGGCCGGATCATGAACTGGTCGTGCGCGAAACGGGCGATGGTCCCCACCCCTATCTTCATGTGCGGGGCGGGCTGGAAGCGCTGATCAACCGCAGCGTCTATTATGAGATGATGAACATGGCGCTGCAGGAAGCGGGCGATCGGGTCGGCCTGTGGAGCCATGGCCGCTTCTTTCCGCTGGACGGGACCGCATGA
- a CDS encoding GNAT family N-acetyltransferase — translation MADRQDVSQIVPLNSQPVMAIEALLDAAFGPDRHGRTAYRIRDGMPWLADLSVATLDADGMLIGSLQSWPVALTKADGTQMPLIMIGPVAVEPAHQKGGHGRAMMDAVVDAARARRSEPLMMIGDPEYYGRFWGFDAQGTGGWDAPGPFEPRRLLALSVDGRAVGGIGMLGPRIAVAA, via the coding sequence ATGGCGGATCGGCAAGACGTGTCTCAGATTGTTCCCTTGAATAGTCAGCCTGTCATGGCGATCGAGGCGCTGCTGGATGCCGCCTTCGGACCTGATCGCCATGGTCGCACGGCTTATCGGATCAGGGATGGGATGCCCTGGTTGGCCGACCTGTCCGTCGCCACGCTGGACGCTGACGGGATGTTGATCGGATCGCTGCAAAGCTGGCCCGTCGCGCTGACGAAGGCGGATGGCACGCAGATGCCGCTCATCATGATTGGCCCGGTTGCGGTTGAGCCAGCCCATCAGAAGGGCGGCCATGGCCGCGCGATGATGGACGCCGTGGTCGATGCCGCCCGCGCGCGGCGCAGCGAGCCGCTGATGATGATCGGCGACCCGGAATATTATGGCCGCTTCTGGGGCTTCGACGCGCAGGGCACCGGCGGATGGGACGCGCCCGGCCCGTTCGAGCCGCGCCGCCTGCTGGCTCTGTCGGTCGATGGCCGTGCCGTGGGTGGTATCGGGATGCTTGGCCCCAGAATCGCGGTCGCGGCCTGA
- a CDS encoding dihydroneopterin aldolase — protein sequence MQTGFDDFLTLEVNNLHVDVLTGIYSEETHLPQPLRISIRARLKIADHYAPDTPLGQSKNYMDLKHAASTALPEGVHFTLIEAVADHIIDTIFMQDAMVSHVEVKIVKLALSERGEEIGITLGRGRK from the coding sequence ATGCAGACTGGATTTGACGATTTTCTGACGCTGGAGGTCAATAATCTCCATGTCGACGTGCTGACCGGCATCTATTCGGAGGAGACGCATCTCCCCCAGCCGTTGCGCATTTCCATCCGCGCGCGGCTGAAGATCGCCGATCATTATGCGCCGGACACGCCGCTTGGCCAGTCCAAAAATTACATGGACCTCAAACATGCCGCGTCCACCGCGCTACCCGAAGGCGTGCATTTCACGCTGATCGAGGCAGTGGCCGACCATATCATCGACACCATTTTCATGCAGGATGCGATGGTCAGCCATGTCGAGGTGAAGATCGTCAAGCTCGCTTTGTCCGAGCGTGGCGAGGAAATCGGCATCACGCTCGGACGCGGGCGGAAGTAA
- a CDS encoding isopenicillin N synthase family dioxygenase translates to MSQTMIDQVPVLSMAELDKADFAQAFGRSFQQFGFAMVRDHGMDQPLIDAGWAMAREFFALPDTVKCRYDAKNNGGQRGYTAFGTEIAKGASENDLKEFWHVGRDLPAGDPLAQTMPPNVWPDDMPEFKAVFAPLYREFDRVGAELLSAIALYLDLPERWFDGPIDKGNSILRLLHYPPVSPQAPGIRAGAHEDINLITLLLGAEEGGLELKDRNGNWLPVVPPPGALAINVGDMLQRLTNHLLPSTSHRVVNPPPERRGHSRYSMPFFLHLRPDFLIDALPQCVSAENPRRDPPITAHDYLTERLIEIGLIKKA, encoded by the coding sequence GTGTCGCAGACGATGATCGACCAAGTCCCGGTCCTGTCCATGGCAGAATTGGACAAAGCCGATTTTGCCCAGGCGTTCGGCCGGTCCTTCCAGCAGTTCGGTTTCGCGATGGTGCGCGACCATGGGATGGACCAGCCGTTGATCGACGCCGGATGGGCGATGGCGAGGGAATTCTTCGCCCTGCCCGATACGGTCAAGTGCCGCTATGACGCGAAGAATAATGGCGGGCAGCGCGGCTATACTGCGTTCGGCACGGAAATCGCCAAGGGCGCGAGCGAGAATGACCTCAAGGAATTCTGGCATGTCGGCCGGGATCTGCCTGCGGGCGATCCGCTGGCGCAAACCATGCCGCCTAATGTCTGGCCGGACGACATGCCGGAGTTCAAGGCAGTGTTCGCCCCGCTCTATCGCGAGTTCGATCGCGTCGGCGCGGAATTGCTGTCGGCGATCGCGCTGTATCTCGACTTGCCCGAACGCTGGTTCGACGGGCCGATCGACAAGGGCAATTCGATCCTGCGCCTGCTCCATTATCCCCCCGTATCGCCGCAGGCTCCGGGCATTCGTGCGGGCGCGCATGAGGATATCAACCTCATCACCCTGTTATTGGGCGCGGAGGAAGGTGGACTGGAGTTGAAGGATCGCAACGGCAACTGGTTGCCGGTGGTGCCGCCGCCCGGCGCGCTGGCGATCAATGTCGGCGACATGCTGCAGCGGCTGACCAATCATCTGTTGCCTTCGACCAGCCATCGCGTGGTCAATCCGCCACCGGAGCGGCGCGGCCATTCGCGCTATTCGATGCCCTTCTTCCTGCATCTGCGTCCGGATTTCCTGATCGACGCGCTGCCGCAATGCGTCAGCGCCGAGAATCCGCGCCGCGATCCGCCGATCACCGCGCATGATTATCTGACCGAGCGGTTGATCGAGATCGGGCTGATCAAAAAGGCCTAA
- a CDS encoding EVE domain-containing protein, translated as MNYWLMKSEPDVFSYDDLVTKGKAEWDGVRNHAAQGHMKAMRKGDLAFFYHSNIGVEAVGIMTIVEEAAPDSTDDSGKWIAVHVAPHRKLDRPVTLKAMKADPALADMVMLRQSRLSVSPLTQTQFEHIVAMSKG; from the coding sequence ATGAACTATTGGCTGATGAAATCGGAACCCGACGTATTTTCCTATGACGACCTCGTCACCAAGGGAAAGGCGGAATGGGACGGCGTGCGCAACCATGCGGCGCAGGGGCATATGAAGGCGATGCGCAAGGGCGACCTGGCCTTCTTCTATCACAGCAATATCGGGGTCGAGGCGGTCGGCATCATGACGATCGTCGAAGAGGCTGCGCCCGATAGCACCGACGATAGCGGAAAATGGATCGCGGTGCATGTCGCGCCGCATCGGAAACTGGATCGCCCGGTCACGCTCAAGGCCATGAAGGCTGATCCGGCGCTGGCCGACATGGTCATGCTGCGCCAGTCGCGCCTGTCGGTGTCGCCACTGACACAAACGCAGTTTGAGCATATCGTCGCCATGTCCAAGGGATGA
- a CDS encoding glycine zipper 2TM domain-containing protein, whose translation MRKAMLALAAVSLAIPMSMAIPIEGAEARKNHRYKEWRGRDGRTYCRKSNGTTGLIVGGVGGALLGRAIDTRGERTTGTLLGAAGGALLGKEIDSKRRCR comes from the coding sequence ATGCGTAAAGCAATGCTGGCCCTGGCGGCCGTTTCGCTGGCCATCCCGATGTCGATGGCGATCCCGATCGAAGGCGCGGAAGCACGCAAGAATCATCGCTACAAGGAGTGGCGCGGTCGCGACGGGCGCACCTATTGCCGTAAATCCAACGGCACGACCGGCCTGATCGTCGGTGGCGTGGGCGGTGCCCTGCTGGGTCGCGCCATCGATACGCGCGGCGAACGCACAACCGGCACATTGCTTGGTGCCGCTGGCGGCGCGCTGTTGGGCAAGGAAATCGACAGCAAGCGTCGCTGCCGCTAA
- a CDS encoding cupin domain-containing protein codes for MRADDERDGRALIAALDLSPHPEGGWYRETWRAAAAPGERAAGTAILFLLEAHQSSHWHRVDADELWFWHAGAPLSLSVAAEGEPAQTISLGPDILAGQMPQSRVPAYHWQAAAPQGGWTLVSCTVTPAFDFAGFTLAPPGWAPPQ; via the coding sequence ATGCGCGCGGACGACGAACGGGATGGACGGGCGCTGATCGCCGCGCTCGATCTCTCGCCCCACCCCGAAGGCGGCTGGTATCGCGAAACCTGGCGCGCTGCCGCTGCCCCTGGCGAACGCGCAGCGGGCACGGCGATCCTGTTCCTGCTCGAAGCCCATCAATCCTCCCATTGGCATAGGGTGGATGCGGACGAGCTTTGGTTCTGGCATGCCGGTGCGCCCTTATCGCTGTCCGTCGCGGCAGAGGGCGAACCGGCGCAGACGATTTCCCTCGGCCCGGATATCCTGGCTGGGCAGATGCCGCAGAGCAGGGTGCCCGCTTATCACTGGCAGGCGGCAGCACCGCAGGGCGGCTGGACGTTGGTGAGCTGTACGGTGACGCCGGCCTTCGATTTTGCCGGTTTCACGCTGGCCCCGCCGGGCTGGGCACCGCCGCAATAG